In Colletotrichum destructivum chromosome 1, complete sequence, the sequence AAGCAGCAGATGAACGATATCATGGCGctgctctcgacgacgagaaagAGCGGTTCTGAATGGATGAGGCAAGGgttcaaggtcaaggaggacACAACCCGACGTGACGCGACAGATATGCTGCGGCTGCGCAACGTGACCATGGATCAGGTTGCTGTTGCGGTGCCCGGCATTGAGGCCTTTCCTGAGCGCATCAGGTCTCGCGTACACATCGAGGCGACATATGCGCCCTTCATTAAgcgccagctcgccgaccaAAGGATCTTTGCTAGGGACGAGAGCCTACGGCTGCCGGCCACGGTCGACTATGACAAGGTCCCGGGACttgccatggccgagaaggccgtctTGAAGGCGACAATGCCCGAGACTCTGGCCCAGGCCCGACGTTTAGAAGGCATCACGCCGTCCGGTTGTATTCGTTTGCTTGGCTATATTCAACGCGAACAGCGGAGCAAGGCGATCGCGAGCACGTCCAAGTCATGGCAGACGAAGAAAGCGACCATTGGGAAGGATGGCGTTGCTTCTCTTACATGATAGCCCGGTGAAGAGGCTGGAGGTGTAGAAAGaaagataaaaaaaaaaaggaagaagaaaacgaagCCAAAGCCTCAAAAGCATTCGGCAAGCGCTGGATAAAACGCTTAGGGCCGTTCAGCTGCACCGCGCTTGTGCATATATGTGTTACTCTCTGTAATCGTACTGTACAAATTTTATATTTACAGCAACCACTACCCACAACGCCCCCTGTAATGTGTAAATGTTACAACCTGCTTGCTCCGAGACGGTTGCGAATGGGGTTCGGAATGCAATGTCTTCCGGTGTTCCCTTGATGGGCGAGGTGCGGAGTTTTCGACGAGTGAGACGGTACAGGCCTCGTGCAATCTTCAGTAATGCGAAGGTTCCCATGTTCAaggacagcagcagctcacGAGAGAGCGGCCAGACTGCTCAACCCTTGGTGGGCGGTGTCTTGGGCGAGGTCAGGATCTTGACCGCGTCCTTGGTGTATATGTAGCTCGCGCCGCTCCAGACAGTTGTGGTAGCTACGATGTACCTATTGCCGAGGTCAGCAAAGTCACAATCCCTAGCTTCTGGGTGCCGACCACCGTCACTGTtcaacagcagcaagggACAGGGGGAAGGACATACTGCATGATGGTCAACGGCGTCGAGATATCATAGCTGAAAACAGGGGCGGCAGTCGTCATGCCGATGAGAACGAGCTGGAGGAACGTGTTGTACTTGCTTATCGTTGTAGGACGGACCTCGGCTGAGGGCAGTGAAAAGTCCCAGTATCGTGCAAAGGTTTTGGGAGGCGGCAGGGAAATCCAGCGGTAGTAAATGGCAGAcatggcgaggccgacgtcgcggccgaggatgatggtCGCGAGCCACACTAACAAAGGTCAGCCAAACGTATTCTTTCCACTCATCACTCACATGGGGGGTTTCTTCTCTCCTATCGTGCCCCGACCCAACCAATCCAACATCATGTGTGTAACATTGGCAGCAAAGAGAGAGACCACACAACTCACCCGGAAGCGACCCCTGCGCAGCCAGACACACCGTCAAGATGGTCATGAGCATCTTGTCGGCCATGGGATCGATAACGGTACCGACGACCGTTTGCTGCTTCCACCGCCGCGCGATCCAGCCGTCCAGCAGGTCCGTCACTCCTGCATATGCGAAAAGGCCTAGCGCCCAGGCGTGTTGGTCATGGAGGATAAAGTAGCCGACGAAGggcgcggcgacgagacgagagagcGTCAGCAGGTTCGGCAGGGTTCGGATGTCTTCATGAATGTTTTTCGGGAGCGTCGGGAGCTTCGCTGCGATCTTGCTCGCCGTGCTGTGTGCGACAGGAGTTAGTCCGTTGGGCTTCAAAAAGCAGTGTCGGTGAGCCGTTTGAGCATACCTGGGCGGTTTGCCATCACTCTCAGATGCGTAGAGGGCCACATGTCCAGGGC encodes:
- a CDS encoding Putative CDP-alcohol phosphatidyltransferase, which gives rise to MLLLRFGGRRTLVQCSHLPGSSIGSSIGSNRLLHTFPSSSTYRQPSLRRVAIPTTTSNIANGPLRPCPGHVALYASESDGKPPSTASKIAAKLPTLPKNIHEDIRTLPNLLTLSRLVAAPFVGYFILHDQHAWALGLFAYAGVTDLLDGWIARRWKQQTVVGTVIDPMADKMLMTILTVCLAAQGSLPVWLATIILGRDVGLAMSAIYYRWISLPPPKTFARYWDFSLPSAEVRPTTISKYNTFLQLVLIGMTTAAPVFSYDISTPLTIMQYIVATTTVWSGASYIYTKDAVKILTSPKTPPTKG